Proteins from a single region of Magnetospirillum sp. 15-1:
- a CDS encoding DUF3768 domain-containing protein: protein MEQASKIAELNDRLRCHHIGGRVMITQGIQVLDQNAIAEIIAAVSAFSDFTPDNDPWGEHDCAAMDVGEHRIIFKIDAYDREMTFASPDPADPAVTLRVLTIMLADEY, encoded by the coding sequence ATGGAGCAAGCCTCCAAGATCGCCGAACTGAACGACCGACTGCGCTGCCACCACATCGGCGGTCGCGTCATGATCACCCAGGGCATCCAGGTCCTCGACCAGAATGCCATCGCCGAGATCATCGCCGCCGTCTCCGCATTCTCCGACTTCACGCCGGACAACGATCCATGGGGTGAACATGACTGTGCTGCGATGGACGTTGGCGAGCATCGCATCATCTTCAAGATCGACGCCTACGACCGCGAAATGACCTTCGCCTCGCCCGATCCTGCCGACCCGGCGGTGACCCTGCGCGTGCTGACCATCATGCTGGCCGACGAGTACTGA
- a CDS encoding type II toxin-antitoxin system Phd/YefM family antitoxin: protein MKTAASTNVQNNFGEFLEAAGREPIAVTRTGRKVAVLLSWSEYERLSNLEDSALLARVKEAEAEGYLGVDETASFLKSKLAGTDEPSA from the coding sequence ATGAAGACGGCAGCGTCAACGAATGTACAGAACAACTTCGGGGAGTTCCTCGAAGCCGCCGGGCGCGAGCCCATTGCCGTGACGCGGACGGGTCGCAAGGTCGCCGTCCTGCTGTCGTGGTCCGAATATGAGCGCCTGTCCAATCTTGAAGATTCCGCCTTATTGGCGCGGGTGAAGGAGGCCGAGGCCGAAGGTTATCTCGGGGTCGATGAGACGGCCAGCTTCCTGAAGTCCAAGCTGGCGGGCACCGATGAACCTTCGGCTTGA
- a CDS encoding type II toxin-antitoxin system RelE/ParE family toxin: MNLRLDLSKRARKFLDQLPPKQFRQVVSKLLDLMADPERHDVQPLKGSPYLRADIGEYRIVFTVDAETETLKVPLIGNRNDGAVYDEVRRLS; the protein is encoded by the coding sequence ATGAACCTTCGGCTTGATCTGTCCAAGCGGGCTCGCAAGTTCCTCGACCAGCTTCCACCCAAGCAGTTCCGACAGGTGGTCAGCAAGCTGTTAGACCTGATGGCCGATCCCGAGCGCCACGACGTGCAGCCGCTCAAGGGCTCGCCCTATCTGCGGGCCGACATCGGTGAATACCGGATCGTCTTCACCGTCGATGCCGAAACCGAAACGCTGAAGGTGCCGCTGATCGGCAACCGTAATGACGGCGCGGTCTATGACGAGGTGCGCAGGCTGTCGTAA
- a CDS encoding tyrosine-type recombinase/integrase, whose product MGRPSKQDYRYHDDGNVALYRRPNSAMWYARCKLEDGTALNPFSTGAEDEAEAVKAARKRIMFAQVDQERGLDPGGKTFAFIAEQWLKMMRKEVEKKISTKAKVDAYEAITRRYHIPYFNKTKITEITPKSLAAYETWRAEYWTSGPGAVAEFETITRKDGKIYKRKTKRVARGKMDAEDTVLRQIFKFAVKEEYLPVARMPTIGSKKQVGNGTQSSRRPAFTKEQAGKLLDYDANAFYPITAKMDAATVARLEDDRMVFKAWLALMLGTGIRPGKEHHGIKWKHFEQHDDENGKNHLYLTVQKDTKTGSRNVHVDTETYAIFLGTYKAFPSRDSEIFMQGPVYGTKFKAPDDYVLCDQETGKPILRFDRQFHTMLRNLKMEHDDNGDAFTPYSLRHTWATLKLNAGMNERLVALNLGTSPEMVHRHYGHDNTKSRASEFADEWLGKEE is encoded by the coding sequence ATGGGCCGACCGTCAAAACAGGACTATCGCTATCACGACGACGGGAACGTGGCCCTGTATCGCCGCCCCAACAGCGCCATGTGGTACGCACGCTGCAAACTGGAAGACGGCACCGCCCTCAATCCCTTCAGCACCGGAGCCGAGGACGAAGCCGAGGCGGTCAAGGCGGCGCGTAAGCGGATCATGTTCGCCCAGGTCGATCAGGAACGCGGCCTTGATCCCGGCGGCAAGACCTTCGCCTTCATCGCCGAGCAATGGCTGAAGATGATGCGCAAGGAGGTCGAGAAAAAGATTTCGACCAAGGCCAAGGTGGATGCTTACGAGGCTATCACGCGCCGCTACCACATTCCCTATTTCAACAAGACCAAGATCACCGAGATCACGCCAAAATCGCTAGCGGCCTATGAGACGTGGCGGGCGGAATACTGGACCTCCGGTCCCGGCGCGGTGGCCGAGTTCGAGACCATCACCCGCAAGGACGGCAAGATCTACAAACGCAAGACCAAGCGGGTGGCGCGGGGCAAGATGGATGCCGAAGACACAGTGCTGCGGCAAATCTTCAAGTTCGCGGTCAAGGAGGAGTATCTGCCGGTAGCCCGCATGCCGACCATCGGCAGCAAGAAGCAGGTGGGCAATGGCACTCAATCCAGCCGCCGTCCGGCCTTCACCAAGGAACAGGCGGGCAAGCTGCTGGACTACGACGCCAACGCCTTCTACCCGATCACCGCCAAGATGGACGCAGCCACCGTAGCGCGGCTGGAGGACGACCGCATGGTGTTCAAGGCGTGGCTGGCACTGATGCTGGGCACCGGCATCCGGCCCGGCAAGGAGCATCACGGCATCAAGTGGAAACACTTCGAGCAGCACGACGACGAGAACGGCAAGAACCACCTGTACCTGACTGTCCAGAAGGACACCAAGACGGGCTCGCGCAACGTCCATGTCGATACCGAGACCTATGCCATATTCCTCGGCACCTATAAGGCGTTCCCCAGCCGGGACAGCGAGATCTTCATGCAGGGCCCAGTCTATGGCACCAAGTTCAAAGCCCCCGACGATTACGTGTTATGCGACCAGGAGACCGGCAAACCGATCCTCCGCTTCGACCGCCAGTTCCACACCATGCTGCGCAATCTCAAGATGGAGCACGACGACAACGGCGACGCCTTCACGCCCTATTCACTGCGCCACACCTGGGCCACGTTGAAGCTGAACGCCGGAATGAACGAACGGCTGGTGGCGCTCAATCTCGGCACCAGCCCCGAAATGGTCCACCGCCATTACGGCCACGACAACACCAAGAGCCGGGCATCGGAGTTCGCCGATGAGTGGCTGGGCAAGGAGGAGTGA